The Fusobacteriaceae bacterium sequence CGCGGCATTTTCCAAGCTCCTCAATATGCAGCTGACCGACGAGATCCGCGAGCGGCTGGGCGGCGTCTACGCCATTTCTTCCTCGGCCGCCCTTTCGCCGAACAACCACGGGGAAAACCGGCTGGTGATCCAATTCGCCTGCGAGCCCAAACGCGTCAAGGAAATCAAAAACGCGACGCTCAAAGTCGTCGGCAATATGAGCAGAACCCAGACGCCCAACTACAAGATGGAAAGCCTGTACAACAACTTCGCGCTTTCCTATCGCAACGACATCCTGCAAAACGCCTACTGGCTCAATTATTACTACCAGAAATACATGGTGGGCGAGGGCTTCCGAATCCCGACTCCGGCGGAATACAAGAAAATCGTGAGCGGAAAGCAGATCCTCGCGCTCACGAAAAAAGCGGTCAATATGAAAAACTATATCGACGTGACGCTGCTTCCCGAAAAGGAAGAATAGCGAAGGAGGAAAGATGAAAGCGAAACCTCTGTTGGTCGGCCTTTGCGTGCTATGCGCCCTCGCGCGGATCGCCCCCGGAAAAACTCCGAAAGCGGGAAAAACCACGACAACGACGACCACCACGACAACGACGGTGACTACCGTGCGGGAACCCGATTATATTCCGGTTCCCCCAAGGAGATATACGAGTAAAGAAGTAGAAATTGTGTTCGTCCTCGATACGACCGGATCCATGGGGGGCCTCATCGACGGGGCCAAGCGCAAGATCTGGAGTATCGTCAACGACGTCATGCAGAATATGCCCCAGGGAACCCGGGTCAGAATCGGCCTCGTAGGCTATCGCGACCGGGGGGACGCCTATGTGGTCAGAACCCACGCCCTGACGGAAAATCTCGACGAAATCTACGCGAAGCTTATGGATTTTGAGGCCATGGGCGGCGGCGACGAACCTGAAGACGTGCGCCAGGCGCTCCATACGGCCGTCAACAAAATCAACTGGTCCAAGGCGAGAAGCGGCGTCTCCCGCATCGTCTTCCTCGTGGGAGACGCGAGACCCCATACGGACTACCAGGATTTCCCGACGACGGTCGCGACGGCCAAAGCGGCCGCCAAGCGCGGCATCGTCATCAATA is a genomic window containing:
- a CDS encoding VWA domain-containing protein; amino-acid sequence: MKAKPLLVGLCVLCALARIAPGKTPKAGKTTTTTTTTTTTVTTVREPDYIPVPPRRYTSKEVEIVFVLDTTGSMGGLIDGAKRKIWSIVNDVMQNMPQGTRVRIGLVGYRDRGDAYVVRTHALTENLDEIYAKLMDFEAMGGGDEPEDVRQALHTAVNKINWSKARSGVSRIVFLVGDARPHTDYQDFPTTVATAKAAAKRGIVINTIQCGNLGLTEKYWRQIADNTNGQYFRIAQDGGTRAVTTPYDEQLRSLGDEIDRVYIPFGKEEERAVAIMAAADRLGRIKSGSHPEAAAARTVNKSLNRHAYSSDDLIQALENKEIRLKDIEKSELPAEMQAMTPAERENYVQGKIAERGKIREQIVSVSRKRDAWIKAHAGEKADSFDQAVSDALKEQIK